CGGTGCCGCGTCATTCCGGCGTGAGCCGGGCTTTCGGTATTAGGAGAGCACCACAATGGCCCAACAACGTAAGCCTATGAAATCGTCGAAGAAGGTTGCCCCGGCGAAGTCCATTCGCATCGGCAACATCGACTACAAGGACACCGCCACGCTGCGGAGGTTCATCTCCGAGCGCGGCAAGATCCGCGCCCGTCGTGTCACCGGCCTCTCGGTGCAGGAGCAGCGCAAGGTCGCGATCGCAGTGAAGAATGCTCGCGAACTCGCCCTGCTGCCCTACGCCTCGACCTCTCGCTGATAAGGGGGATTACA
The nucleotide sequence above comes from Propionicimonas paludicola. Encoded proteins:
- the rpsR gene encoding 30S ribosomal protein S18 gives rise to the protein MAQQRKPMKSSKKVAPAKSIRIGNIDYKDTATLRRFISERGKIRARRVTGLSVQEQRKVAIAVKNARELALLPYASTSR